Genomic segment of Coffea arabica cultivar ET-39 chromosome 1e, Coffea Arabica ET-39 HiFi, whole genome shotgun sequence:
AACTATAACAAGACAAGCCTAAGTTCGaattttttggtttgtttggattgtgaattattagagatatttttactataGCAccttttatgatgtgatgtatgtgagataaaaaggtaattggaaagataaaaaggtgcgtTGGAAATTATAATGATGATGGAAGTAAatatattttgacaaataaaccgcaatccaaacaaaccctttaTTTGAGCCTGATTGacattgaataaaaaaaatttgattttagttgGATTTCACTATAtgatgtattatatatatatatatatctatatatgtatgggattgttttttttttttttgataaataaatgttTGGAAGCCTCTTAATCAAGTATCTTTGGATTCAAATTTGACTTGAGTACTCAATTGAAATAGCATGATCTGGTCGATTAATATTAAATGAGAGTTAATCATTTATTAGACTCGATACATACATATTGCGTGGGTGAGTGCAATTCCCTTACAACGTTACCAATTGTATACATCTCCATTTAACTAAGAATTTCCAATTGACTTGGCCTTGTTTGGAAAggaattttttatcaaaaaatctcTACATTTTCCATGAACATATTTTGTAATCACTTTTTTACTTCagatatatcaaatcgctacaatatattttctaaaaaaactcCTGAAATTTGTATCTTGGAGGGTGATACACTTAATGTTGTTATTAACCTCTTGCATGATGAGGAAGAGGTATTGCCAGTGGCGCTACAATTAAAGATATTCGACTATctatgagtgtgtttggattgtaaattatttgagatatttttactgtaatactttttgtgatgtgatgtatgtgagataaaaagataattgagaagataaaaaaatatattgaaaattgtaattgttCCAATAAGGTGACACATGAATTAGCTTTTCATGCTAAATCTTCACACTTTACGGAATCTCTTCAGAATTCTCCACCCAACTTTTTCCCATCCAACTTTGTTAAACAATTCGTGTCGGATGATTTTTAGCAATTTGGttaataatattttctttttatccaaaaaaaaaaagcaatgcaTATCCTTAATCGAACAAGGTAAAAACAGAACTGTAATAAAACCCTAACATTAACGTCATATGGTTCATAAAAAATCGGTTCGAATGGGTCCGAAAATTCAATTCCCCTTTTAATTTCATATGGTTCATAGAAGTATCACTTCAAATGGGGTCGAACATGCAATCCCCCAGCTTCATATGGGCCTTACCAACATATTACAAACTTCTAGTGAGACATATTGCCATTTCCATACAAGCCAAGCAGCAGAAAAATCTCTTGATTAGAAAGGAAGTGCAAAAATACATGCGTCTCACCCAGAAGAACGGGACAGTTGAGAATAAAGTAGTTGTATTCAGATCCAATCAATTAGTGATAATATGGGTATATTCGGTATCTTACATGATTTCTTCATCCAATATTTGTCATTATATTGTCGAATGAACATGTGCTATACATAGATCTTACTACAGTGTTGTGTTAAATTCAGTACAATTTTAAACCAATTAGAAACTGTCATATAAGcaattcatatttaaaaaaaaaatcattttatcgTTTTGAATATTTAATCCTCACGTCCCATTATTAATTTTTGATACAGTTAACTCATTCGGATTACGATTTTTTCGAGTTTTTCGTAAAAACAAATTATAGCGTTTTGATGTACAAAGATGAAAaagtgatttaaaaaaaatgtgttaACGGGATATCTCAGaagattttttttgtgaaaactcaTAGTTCAAACACCCGAATTTCGACATTTAGAAATCCTTCCGTTTCAATTATTTTGCCATGTTTTAAGGACGTTTGTACTTATCTTTTCAATCTTACTctaacaaattcaaaatttgaatttgaatggtGATATGCATTTGATAAAAAGAAAGATTATATTAAAAGAAGAGATTAAAAagtattttgattttttcaacATAAAAAGTATTTTAAAATAGCCTAAAATAGAGTATATAATTCTTTCAGCATTTGAACCAATAATAAATTACTATACGCTCTGTTGCTTATTGTGAGTCAccgatatatatatccttaaatCAGTGACCGCCTTTGACTAGGTAGACATAATCTTGGGCCCAATTTCATAACTACGCTGTAGAAAAACTGAAAGCAATAATTTCACCTTCAACTGTTCTTCTCTTTCAGCATATTCAGGCAACCAAATCTAAGCCTTAATACCCTGAAGATTTCATTCTCCAAAGGTATTTAGGTTAGAATTAGGGTGAATGACCTATATGATCTCACAATACAGGAAAAAATCTAAGCAGAGGGATCCAACCTTTAATCATAAGAAACCGCCCTACAAATGTTAGCAAATCAAGCTGATCTGACCAAATTTGGAGTGCATAATTTAAGTCCTAAATGAAAGAGAGTGGACTATGACACTATGAGTATTACTCTTAAAAGCAGATCTGAAACCACACTTCCACTCAGCATTGTTTTGTCTAATTGTGCAAAAGATAGCCCCACAAAATATAttagggggagagagagagagaaaaggaccaaagaaagaaagagagagaaagagagagaggaagatacAAGGACTAGACTAGTGAGTGATGAGAGGAGAGATAgagcaagaaagaaacaaaggaaagaaagaaacaaaggaaagaaagaaacaaagaaaagagagagagaaaggttTTCCTTTCCCCAAGGCTGCTGCCTGCTGCAGGTTGCACTGCAAACCAAAAGTTGTGGTTCTTAGTTTTAAGACCTCTGTGGctgtgtttttgtgtgtttgCTGCACCCAAAGCAAAATTTGTTTTTGGCCCCTCCCACCTCCTCTTCCCACCAACCCCGCTCCATCTTCTTCCTCAATCCCATCACTTCCATCCAACCAAGCTTTGACTACCTACTCTCTCTACTAGCATCAGTCTGGTCTATCTTCTTCCTCCCCATCCACAACACCATCTTCTCTGGCAAAATCTGTGACCATGATGGTATATACTAGTAGTAGAAAGATGGTGGACActatggttaaaaaaaaaaaagtgaaaaacttGGATAAATAATCAACACAACTAAAAAGGGCTCCAACAAATAGTACTctattaaaagaattaaaattagatattaaaaaaattattccttttcttgtaaATAACCTTTATTCAATAATTACACACATAGGGGGGGCATATTAATGATTACACAAATATAACTCCACACAAGTCTCCAACCCATCATTACCTTTTATAACATGGTTAAATCTTAGCCACCTCTTCCTACTAATTCCCCAAAATAAGCACGCATCTCCTTCGTTTTCCCTCTatcatttctctctctctctctctctcctctttcttcttcccccttatcttttgttttctcaaaCGTATTTTTCAGTCTTTTCTTTTACTCACTCACTATTTAAAACCCTTCCCTCATTCTCTCTCACCTTCCTTCTCCCCCTCTCTttccctcttctctctctctctctctctctctctctccttgaaAATAAGAAGTTCCCAAAGAGAAAAGAGGGGAAAACCAGAAGGCCCTCTTCTCTACAGATGGAGTTGTAGTAGTTTTTAGTactagtactttttttttttggagtagtTTTTGCTGTTTAGTAGTAGCAGTAGTAGTAGTAGAAGTGGTAGCAGCAGCCCTTTCCCTGCACTTCTTCgccttcaacttcaacttcaactctCTCTTTCTTACTTCACTCGGTCTCATTCTCTGTCTGTCTCTCTCTGTCTGTGTGTCTCACATAGTAGTAACAGACACTAAAATAGGAGTCATCATGGATACTTATGAAGCAACAAAAATAGTGCTGTCGAGGATCCAAAGTTTGGATCCAGAAAACGCTTCAAGAATCACAGGTTATATACTGATACAAGACCAGGGAGAGAAAGAGATGATAAGATTGGCCTTCAGTCCAGAATCCCTTTTGCTCTCTTATGTCAACCAAGCCAAAGTTTGTTTAGGAATTTCGTCAAACACTTGTTCTACACCCTCCACACCTTCCTCTCCTTCCCCTTTTAGCAGCAACAGTAATCCCATCCCAAGTTCTAGGCCCAACCCATTTTCCCAGACATCCCCTAGAAtcattatcccaaataataatAGGTTCCATTTGGGGGCAAACAACACCACCTCTTCACCCTCTTCCCCATGGTCTACTTCTTCGAGAAGCTCTAgatcagcagcagcagcagcgtCTTATGCTGCTGTGGTTAATGGAGGTGGGGGAGCGTCTACTAATACTGCTTCTGGGTCCTCAAGTCCTTCACTCTCTTTGCCCTTTTTCAACAATAATGGTAGTGATTTGAGTGGTGATGAGTTTGGGAACATTCAAGTTCAAGATCAGTTGTCATTTCTTGAGGAATCTTTGGATCCAATTGTTAGCCCCAGTGGAAGGAGTGATTCTGTGCTTTTTCCTTATGGGAATTGCGAGGACAGCCCGGCCCACCATCACCACCAGCAGTTACATAGGAGGAGCTGTTCTGTTAATGATGTTTTTCTTGGTGGTGATGACGCTGGAGGTGGTGGAAATGGTGGGTTTGGTTGGAGACCATGTTTGTATTTTGCAAGAGGCTTTTGCAAGAATGGCAACAGTTGCAAGTTCCTGCATGGTGGTGGTGATTCTACTTCACCTGATAGTGGTGGTGGTCTTGGGCCTATGATGGTGGGGTCTCCAAGCAAGATTGATGGCATTGATGAGTTGCTTAGACTCAGGGCCCTTCAGCAGCAGAGGTTTGCTGCTGCTCAGCAGCTACTGGCATCTGGGGCGCCTCCCCCTTTTGCTTACAACAAGTGCATGAACTTCTTGAACGATAATCAGAGGTATGTTTTCCCCAAAAGGCACAATCTTGAACATTTTGAGTGTAAAGTTGGTGACTGTAGTTCATTATTAGTACTAATTGGTACTAGTTTTGTGTTTCTCCGATTGCATTGTGCCTGTGTTCCTAATAATTTCGATTAGGTATACGAGACACAGTTTTATTTTTGGTTCATAGTTTAACTGTTCTTGATGCTTTAATGGCACTTTTTTGTGTACCTGTGTGCATGTGCTGGCTTTTGTGTTAATTGAACACCATAGTTAGAGGCTTGTCGGACCAAGTTTGGTTGCTTTACCCATAGGCTGGAAAGATGGCTCTTTTTGCTTCAAGTCGTACCTCAGTTTGAGATGAAGTCaatgttataattttttggcAAATGGCCTTAGGATTGGTTTAAAGTCGCTGTCTTGATGTTAACATGATTCTACATTTTAGATCGGCTGCCGCTGCATTGATGATGGGTGATGAATTCCACAAATTTGGTCGGTGTCGACCAGATAGGAGTGAATTTTCGGCAATGGGATTGGGAGGAAGTGCTAGTTCAGCTTCCCGACAGATTTACTTGACTTTTCCTGCTGATAGTACATTCAAGGAAGAGGATGTTTCTAATTACTTTAGGTAACCTGTTCATACCTGGTGGattgtttttgaatttttactCTAGGTGTCAAGATTTAGCTAAAGATTATTGCTTCTTTAATTTGTTTCTGAAGCATGTTTGGGCCAGTGCAAGATGTTAGAATCCCGTATCAACAAAAAAGGATGTTTGGATTTGTTACATTTGTCTACCCGGAGACTGTGAAGCAGATCTTGGCCAAAGGAAATCCACATTTTGTGTGTGATTCGCGAGTGCTTGTCAAGCCCtacaaagaaaaaggaaaagtccCCGACAAGTATGTAAACTTCCTTCTACTCATTTTGTTGCACGAAGTCTTTATTGTCTTCTAGGAATAATTGGGGGCATTTCTGTGGGTGAATGTGCAGGAAGCAGCATCAACAGCAACAGCCGCATCTGGATAGAGGAGATTTTTCTGGGTGTTTGAGTCCTTCAGGACTCGAGTCTAGGGAACCTTATGACCTTCCCTTCGGTGAGAAACAAGAACCTTTACATGTTACCATTTGCTAATTGAACTTTATACCTATCCAATTCTTTTTAATGTCATTAAGGTGCAAGGATGTTTTATAATACACAAGAAATACTGTTGAGGAGAAAGCTAGAGCAGGAGGCAGAATTGCATCAAGCGCTCGAGTTTCAGGGAAGAAGGCTGTTTAATATGAGATTTATGGAAAAGAATCAGGGTCAACAATTGCAGCCTGGCACATTGCAAGGTGTTTCCATCCCTTCTCCAAGTCAGCCTCTGTCTCAAATCAATCAAGATCTCATTCTTCCATCTGATGGCATCAATTTAGAAGTTCCAGAAGGTTGGCACTCTTAAAAGAGTCTTGTGATGTTTGTTGCAGGTTTAGCTTGAGGCTTTGTGCATTAAGAAGTTACATGAGTTTATTTTGTTGCAGAGGTTAATGGTAACCTAGAAGCTGCTAACTCTCCTCCAGCTACAACTGATGAGCGGGTGCTTCAGGAAGCATCTGAAGCTCTCAGCAGCGGTAGTGACTCTGGTAACAAAGAAGAGAACACCAAGGTTGAAGAATCTGATACACATGAAAGGTATCAAATTCAGTTTTGCATGAGATGTTAAATTAATCGGCTTGGACATTTGTATTATTATAGGCACTCACGCATGTTGTTTGCATTCCTCTCTCTGCTTCCTTTATGAATTAAGTGTTGCTTTTTACCtgatgaaattcaaattttcctgGAAGCAGCTTGGAGAACATTCTTCCTGATAACCTCTTTGCTTCTCCGACTAAATCAACTGCTGAACTCCACTCCTCATTTGCTACACCTTCAGCTAGTGCTGATGAAATTTCCCCAATAACATCATCTTCTAACTACATCCCAATGCTGGCCCCAACTCCTACCCTTAGCATGGCTTCTCTTAAATCATGTTACTTCCAAATGCCAAGGTATACTCCCACTTCGACCGTGCATCTATTCTTTATGTTACTGTCTGATGGTAGTTAAAAGTTATTGGTATTATTATTGACCAGGTTTTCATCTGGGCAAGAAGCCACTGAAATTTAGGTGCTAGGAGTGAAAGATGGCTAGCAAGGAGTGTTTAACTTTAGCTTTTGGTAAGAGGACTGTTTTTGGATTCTTAATTTGATTCATGCAAATCCATATTTGTTTCACTTGGAAGAATTTTTCGTTTGTTAGATTTTTTGACCTTTggtttttttctcctttgtgCAGAAAAAGTTGAGTAGCTAGCATATACAAGAAGTAAAAGTCCTCTAGCTGTATAGCCAAACCATACCCACAACAGAAGAAAAGATCTGTAAGGAAGATCTCCCCAAGATTATTGTCATCATCAATACCATACTACTTACAACAATACATAATGCATACATAAAGGACAGATGAACTGATTTATGGGAGTGGGGTCTATCTTTGTTTAATTTGTACCCTCTCTGTAGTAGTGTGCTGGACCACACAGAACAATAGTAGCATAACAAAGGCAGTAGTAACTTTTTATCATACAATATGTTTATTTACTCTTCTTTCCTCGtcgtttttgcatttttttttcccatgtTATATAGTAGTTTGCaaggaaaccaaaaaagaaaagaaaaatttgggaAAGAAGTAATTGCCCTGACGTCTCTTGTGAAAGGGGGGGGTTTAGAGATAATATATCATGCACTGAACCAGCTGCACCGTTCCAAGGAAGTCTAAAGGAGCTGAATGCCTACCATAGCTACTTGACTCAGCGTTCAAACCCGAAAGGGTAAACAAGTGGTTAAGACTGAAGCAAAGGCTGAAAGCTGTGTTTTTTCTGTCACTCTTTATGGTTCAATTGCTTCTGTTGCATGACAGCCTTTCTTCATCACGTTGGATCATCTTACAAAGTACACGAGGATGATGGTTTTGACTATTCGCCCCCAACcaatttaattaagaaaaaaaaaaagaaagtaaaaattcGAAAGGATGGTAGAAAGAAAAGGGTGTTCTTTTATGCGATTAAAGGCTACTTTAGGGGACACTCTTTTGTCTCATTTTGTGGTTTCTTTTAGGTTGGACATGAAGGGGGAGGGCCACTAGTTCACATGGGTGCTGACACCATTTGAATGGGTATCAGGGTACAACACTCCTTTCACTTTCAGCCCTTAGCCTGATTCAGATATAAATATATGTGTTTGgccttttgttttatgggtACTGGTGCCCCTttgttttggtatttttttttcctttctttacttttATATTCCATGGGGCACATGTGCTCCAAATTCTGAAACCCCCCCACCCCTTTCCCTCTTCATAAATTTGTCTTGTCACCAAACATTATGGTCTAAAGAGAGAAATATGCTGATATGGTAAAAATGAACTTTAGATCCACTGAAAAAAAGTTGCAGTTAAAACTCACTCACTACTGTTAAAGTGTAAAACCCAATCTCCTACACCTACTCCTCTTGCCATTTTAGATTAGCTTCACTGGAAATGAAATCCCATGACTTGGATCTGTGTTTTCTTTCTCATGATCCCCTTTTTGTGTTGCTTAGACCAGCTATATATTACTATCTAGTGTACAATTTGGAGGCAAAAGGAAGTTTGACACCTGGATGAGGGTACATTAATATTTTACTTTGATGTTTGTTGGGGGCCTTATCCTGTACTTTGACTAAGATTCCCTTAAAGACCTCTGCTTTCTATGTTAAGGGCAAATTAGTCATACAACATGGG
This window contains:
- the LOC113702061 gene encoding zinc finger CCCH domain-containing protein 46 isoform X1 produces the protein MDTYEATKIVLSRIQSLDPENASRITGYILIQDQGEKEMIRLAFSPESLLLSYVNQAKVCLGISSNTCSTPSTPSSPSPFSSNSNPIPSSRPNPFSQTSPRIIIPNNNRFHLGANNTTSSPSSPWSTSSRSSRSAAAAASYAAVVNGGGGASTNTASGSSSPSLSLPFFNNNGSDLSGDEFGNIQVQDQLSFLEESLDPIVSPSGRSDSVLFPYGNCEDSPAHHHHQQLHRRSCSVNDVFLGGDDAGGGGNGGFGWRPCLYFARGFCKNGNSCKFLHGGGDSTSPDSGGGLGPMMVGSPSKIDGIDELLRLRALQQQRFAAAQQLLASGAPPPFAYNKCMNFLNDNQRSAAAALMMGDEFHKFGRCRPDRSEFSAMGLGGSASSASRQIYLTFPADSTFKEEDVSNYFSMFGPVQDVRIPYQQKRMFGFVTFVYPETVKQILAKGNPHFVCDSRVLVKPYKEKGKVPDKKQHQQQQPHLDRGDFSGCLSPSGLESREPYDLPFGARMFYNTQEILLRRKLEQEAELHQALEFQGRRLFNMRFMEKNQGQQLQPGTLQGVSIPSPSQPLSQINQDLILPSDGINLEVPEEVNGNLEAANSPPATTDERVLQEASEALSSGSDSGNKEENTKVEESDTHESLENILPDNLFASPTKSTAELHSSFATPSASADEISPITSSSNYIPMLAPTPTLSMASLKSCYFQMPSH
- the LOC113702061 gene encoding zinc finger CCCH domain-containing protein 46 isoform X3 — encoded protein: MDTYEATKIVLSRIQSLDPENASRITGYILIQDQGEKEMIRLAFSPESLLLSYVNQAKVCLGISSNTCSTPSTPSSPSPFSSNSNPIPSSRPNPFSQTSPRIIIPNNNRFHLGANNTTSSPSSPWSTSSRSSRSAAAAASYAAVVNGGGGASTNTASGSSSPSLSLPFFNNNGSDLSGDEFGNIQVQDQLSFLEESLDPIVSPSGRSDSVLFPYGNCEDSPAHHHHQQLHRRSCSVNDVFLGGDDAGGGGNGGFGWRPCLYFARGFCKNGNSCKFLHGGGDSTSPDSGGGLGPMMVGSPSKIDGIDELLRLRALQQQRFAAAQQLLASGAPPPFAYNKCMNFLNDNQRSAAAALMMGDEFHKFGRCRPDRSEFSAMGLGGSASSASRQIYLTFPADSTFKEEDVSNYFSMFGPVQDVRIPYQQKRMFGFVTFVYPETVKQILAKGNPHFVCDSRVLVKPYKEKGKVPDKKQHQQQQPHLDRGDFSGCLSPSGLESREPYDLPFGARMFYNTQEILLRRKLEQEAELHQALEFQGRRLFNMRFMEKNQGQQLQPGTLQGVSIPSPSQPLSQINQDLILPSDGINLEVPEEVNGNLEAANSPPATTDERVLQEASEALSSGSDSGNKEENTKVEESDTHESLENILPDNLFASPTKSTAELHSSFATPSASADEISPITSSSNYIPMLAPTPTLSMASLKSCYFQMPRFSSGQEATEI
- the LOC113702061 gene encoding zinc finger CCCH domain-containing protein 46 isoform X2, with protein sequence MDTYEATKIVLSRIQSLDPENASRITGYILIQDQGEKEMIRLAFSPESLLLSYVNQAKVCLGISSNTCSTPSTPSSPSPFSSNSNPIPSSRPNPFSQTSPRIIIPNNNRFHLGANNTTSSPSSPWSTSSRSSRSAAAAASYAAVVNGGGGASTNTASGSSSPSLSLPFFNNNGSDLSGDEFGNIQVQDQLSFLEESLDPIVSPSGRSDSVLFPYGNCEDSPAHHHHQQLHRRSCSVNDVFLGGDDAGGGGNGGFGWRPCLYFARGFCKNGNSCKFLHGGGDSTSPDSGGGLGPMMVGSPSKIDGIDELLRLRALQQQRFAAAQQLLASGAPPPFAYNKCMNFLNDNQRSAAAALMMGDEFHKFGRCRPDRSEFSAMGLGGSASSASRQIYLTFPADSTFKEEDVSNYFSMFGPVQDVRIPYQQKRMFGFVTFVYPETVKQILAKGNPHFVCDSRVLVKPYKEKGKVPDKKQHQQQQPHLDRGDFSGCLSPSGLESREPYDLPFGARMFYNTQEILLRRKLEQEAELHQALEFQGRRLFNMRFMEKNQGQQLQPGTLQGVSIPSPSQPLSQINQDLILPSDGINLEVPEEVNGNLEAANSPPATTDERVLQEASEALSSGSDSGNKEENTKVEESDTHERFSSGQEATEI